The DNA segment TTAATCTGCGCATTTCTGGTCGTAGGTGGATTTGGCGCCTTTGCGTGGCTTTCTCTACAGGAGGGAGCGCGACGGGCGATGAAGATAGCTTTGGGGATTGCGCTGATTGGGGGTGGAATTTTCTTGGGAGCTGCGGCTTCGCCAGATTTTGTGAGGCGTGCCTTTGTTGGGGTTGTGCTCTTCTCGGGGGCGATTCTGGTTATTCTATTCTTCATCCCGGTGGGAATCCGCGAAGTGGGTGAGGATACCCCCTCGCGGCGCGTCGACGAGCGCGAAATCATGTTTGCCCGCGCTCGTTTGCAGCCCGACACACCGGCGTACACAGCCTACTATCAGGCTCATCCTGAACATCAACAAGGGGACGAACGCACGCGCGCCTTGCCGGGACTGCTCTCTTCGCAAGCGAAATATTTCGATCCGCTGCATAATGCTTCACCCGATGGGAGTTTCTTCCTCACACATGCGCTGCGTGATGCTGTGGATGGTCCGGTCTCCACTGAACGCGTCGAGCATCCTCCGCAGCAGATGGCAGCTTATATCAAAGGGCTGGCACGTTATTTTGGCGCGCTGGATGTTGGTATCACTGCCTTGCAGCCTTATCACGTTTATTCGCACACCGGGCGCGGCACTGGCGAATATGGCGCTCCAATTCCGCTCGAACATGCGTATGCGCTGGCCTTTACCGTCGAGATGGATTCTGAGATGGTTGCCGCGGCTCCGCATCTGCCCATTGTGATGGAATCGGGGCGTCAATATGTCGAAGCGGCGCGTGTAGCGGTGCAGTTGGCGCAGGCCATCCGCGCAATGGGGTATGCCGCACGGGCGCATATTGACGGCAATTACCGCGTGATTGCGCCGCTGGTAGCGCGCGACGCTAATTTGGGTGAGATTGGCCGCATGAGTCTGCTGATGACTCCCAAACAAGGCCCCCGCGTCCGTTTGGGTGTAGTGACCACCAATCTGGAATTAATCCCCGATACGCGTGAGCCGAATGCCGCTATGATCGATTTTTGCTCAATTTGCAAAAAATGCGCTGTGAACTGCCCCAGTCGCTCGATTCCAGTTAATGACCGCCAGGCAGACGATGGCGTGCTGCGTTGGAAAATTAACCCGGATACATGTTTTCGCTATTGGAATGTGATTGGGACAGATTGTGGGCGCTGTATGGCTGTGTGTCCGTATTCTCATCCTGATAATTGGGCGCATAACCTTGTGCGCTGGGGCATCCAGCGTTCGGGCGCTTTTCGTTGCGCCGCGCTTTGGTTGGATGATATTTTCTATGGAAAGCAGCCGGATGCAAAACCCCTTCCGGCCTGGCTGAAACAAAAAAGCACCGGCTGAAAGCCCGCGCTTTTTGTATTTATGTCAACTCACGGTTGACAGAGCTATATACCTCAAAGACCGCCTATGTTACATGAAGCGGCTGGTGCAGGAGTAGAACTCGCTGCAAAAGAATCACTTCCCCCAGGTTTGGATGCGAAAGTAGAAAATTGCTTTTTCACCTGAGCGCTTTGGCAGCTTGGGCAGGTGATACTATTGACTGAACCAGCGCTACGCACAAGCTCTTCAAAAAAATGACGGCACTCTCCACAAATAAATTCAAAGATTGGCATGGTTGCCTCCGTAAAAAAACTGGAATTTTGTAGTTCGATGAATCCAGTGGCTTTATCCCCCGGAAATTTTGACCTTATATCCCAGTTTTTTTAACGCGTCTGAAATTTTTTGGCGGTGTTCGCCCTGAATTTCAATCACGCCTGCTTTGATCGTCCCCCCTGTGCCGCACGCCTGTTTTAACTTTTTTGCCAACGCCTTCAGATCTTTTTCAGAAAGCATCAGATTTTTCACCAGCGTGACTGTTTTCCCGCCGCGGCCTTTCGACTCGCGATGTAGATAAGCCGTCTGCTGTTGGGGCGGCAATGAAGTCTGTGCAGAATGTTTTGGGCTTTGCTTGCGCAAATCTCCCTGTTCTGAAGACCAAACGGTGGGACGTTTATCATGTGTCATAATGTGTACGAATAAAAAGCTCCTGAAAAGGAGCTTTTTAATGGGCCCAGTTGGGATCGAACCAACGACCAAACGGTTATGAGCCGTCCGCTCTGCCACTGAGCTATGGGCCCAAGAGCGGGCGACCGGATTCGAACCGGCGAATGTCAGCTTGGAAGGCTGATGCCTTACCACTTGGCGACGCCCGCATACTACCCCAATGTCTTTCAGGATTGCGCACCGATTTTACCTTGAGGCGCAGCGGCGGTCAAGTTTCATTGAATGAGTTGCACAATCAAATACTTTGATGTAAAGTAAGGGCATGTCGAATACATTTATATTCCGCTTGATGGGGGGGATGCGCCTGTTGTTCAGTATTATCTGGGCTGGGTTGACTATTGTGGCTGGCTTTTATGGGGATCAGGTGCTGCGGGATGTTCAAATCCGTTTACAAGATAGTCTGGAGTTAGCCGACGGAAATCTGACTGCGTTGAACGCGATGATTGAGGTGACTGGTGATGTGTTGCTCACCGTGCAAAATTCTCTCGATACCGTGCATCAGACCACCGTAGACCTCAGCCTGACGCTTACAGATACGCGCCCGCTGGTGGATGACGCGGCCCAGGTCATCACGCAAGATATTCCCATTGCCCTCGATGGCGTGCAAGCCTCCATGCCCGGCGTAATTGAAACCGCGGCCGCGGTGGATGAAACCCTGATCTTCTTGTCGGCGTTTCAATTCACGGTTCCTAACCCCTTTGGGGCAGATTTGACCCTGGGGCTGGGAATTGACTACGCTCCTGACGTCCCCCTTGATATTGCCCTGGAGTCCCTTAGCAGCAATCTTGAAGACATCCCCGGCGAATTGCGCGGCCTGGAAGATGATTTCGGAAACACCAGTGTTAATCTACTAACTTTGCGCGACGACCTATCCGCATTGGCCGATGATCTCTATCTCATCAATCAGCAGGTGGATGAATTGTATCCACAGGTAGACGCGTTAGCTGCCAGTGTCCAGCAGCTGCATCAAAGCCTGTCGCAAATACAAACGCAGTTGGATGCAAAAATACAGAAAATTTGGCTCGGGTATCTGGTTCTTTTAGGATTAATCTTCATTAGTCAGATACCGGCAGCTTATCAGGGCATTGTGATGATAAAGGAGAAAAAATAATGAGAACACGACTCCCCTTTGGCGCTCGTCGAAAAAAATGGCTGTGGATGTGGTTGGGGCTGGAGTTAGGCGCGCTGATCGGTTGGCTGCTGTGGTGGTGGCTGAAAGAGCAACCCCGGGCGGAGCCAGGCAAACCGACCTCGCAGTTGATTCTGTTCCCCGATGAAAATATACCCCCCCCGCCGCCGCGCCGCAAGAAAATCCATGCTCCTGCGCCGATTTCTGACGATCTCACGCAGATCAACGGTATTGGGCCAAAATATGCCCAAATTCTGATGGATGCGGGCGTGATGAGTTTCCATCAGCTTGCTGCCACGCCCCTCGAAGAGCTTCAGACAATTTTTCGCGCCGCTATCGGGCGCACGCCCAACGTCGCCCCCTGGATTGAACACGCCGCGGCGAAAAATACATAAACTGGACTTACAGACCTCCGAGGTCTTACCACGGCTATGCTCGTCCTGAAAGACTATCATAAGACTTTGGAGATCTTACTGCCTGGCACGCCCCCCAACTATGAACGATCATTTTTCCCCACCTAAATCCCTGTGTTTACGACATCCGGCGCCCATTAGTATGGTGTTATTGCTCATCGGATTGAGTTTGCTGTTTTCGAGTCATGTATTGGCTCAGAGTGAACTCCCTCAGGTGCTGGTGCTGACTGCCGATGGCGCGATTTCCCCGGCGATGGCTGAGTACCTGGCGCGTGGTATTCGTATCGCCGAGCAGCGTCAGGCCGAAGCGCTTATTCTTCAACTCAACACCCCTGGCGGCAGCGTAGACACCATGACCGATATGGTTGAAAGCATTCGTGGGAGTTCGATTCCTGTGGTGGTTTTTGTTGCGCCGCGCGGAGCGATTGCGGGCAGCGCCGGAACAGTGATTACGCTGGCTGGGCATGCCGCAGCGATGGCCCCGGAAACAGCCATTGGCGCAGCCAGCCCGGTGGGGGCGCAGGGTGAAGATATTGGCGAAACCATGGAAGCCAAAGTTAAGGAAATTCTCAAAGCGCAGGTGCGTTCGCTGGCCGAAGGCCGCGGCCCCGAGGCGGTTGCCCTGGCTGAAGCCACCATCGAAGACGCACGCGCAGTTTCGGCAAATGAAGCCCTGGCGATCGGGTTGATTGATTTTGTCGCCGAAGATATTCACGACCTGCTCAGCCAGTTGGATGGCTTTCAGATTATGACAATGGCTGGGGAACAAGTGTTACATACCGCCAACGCCGAGATTTCGGATTTACAACTCTCGCTGATTGAGCAACTTTTGTTAGTACTCACCAATCCTAATATCGTCTTTATATTTCTGACGATTGGCGTTCAGGCGATTCTCATAGAACTATCCAGCCCCGGCGGGTGGGTGGCTGGATTTATCGGCGTGGTTAGTATCGCGTTGGCGGCCTACGGGTTGGGGGTGCTGCCGGTCAACTGGTTTGGGCTGATCTTCTTGGCGGTGGCTTTTGTGTTGTTCATATTAGATATAAAAGCCCCCACACACGGCGCGCTGACTGCTGCCGGGGTGGGTTCGTTAATTGCGGGCGCGCTGATGTTGTTCAACTCGCCCTCTACGCCTGAATTCCAGCGCGTTTCGGTGCCGTTGGTGGTGGTCAGTTCGCTGATAACCGGGGGAACATTTGTGGTTATTCTGGCGTTTGCACTGCGTGCCCAGAAAGCCCCGGTGCGCATGGGCAATCAGATTTTGCTGGAGAAAGCAGGTTTTGTCAAAGAACCGATCCCGCCGTTCGGTTCTGGTGTGGTGCGGGTGGAGGGCGAGCTTTGGAGTGCAGAGTCGGCTCACAACAAGGCCATCCCCGCCGGGGCACGCGTGAAAATCCTGTCGGTGAGCGGGAATCGCCTTCAGGTGGAAAAACTAAGGGAGTAAGGAATAGGGTAGTTTTTCCTACTCCCTACTCCCTACTCCATATTTCATATATTGTTCTAATTTGTGAAATTCTATCGGGCAGAGTAGAATAGGGGGTATTGTTGTTTTCAAGGAGAAACTATGCCTGTTACCCCAACCCGTGACCGGGTGAAACCTGAAGAAATCGATACTACTCCCAAGCGCCGCCCGCCGTGGATTCGGGTGCGCGCCCCAATGGGGGAGACCTATGAAGAAATCCAGCAGTTGATGCGCTCGAAAGAGTTGCATACGGTTTGTGAAGAAGCGATGTGCCCCAATTTGGGCGAGTGCTGGGGAGCCGGAACAGCTACATTTTTGATGCTGGGCGATGTTTGCACGCGCACATGTGGATTTTGCGATATTAAACACGGCAAGCCATCATTTCTGGATTGGAACGAGCCGGAGCGGATTGCCCAAGCTGTCGCCAAAATGAAACTCAAACATGCCGTAATCACCAGCGTCAACCGCGATGACCGCCGCGACGGCGGCGCGCCGATTTTTGCCATGCTCATCCGGCGCATCCGCCAGCTACAGCCGGGCTGCTCGATTGAGGTGCTAATCCCGGATTTTAAGGGCAGCCTTGAGGCGCTCCGAATTGTGATGGCCGCCCGCCCCGAGATTTTGAATCATAATGTGGAAACCGTGCCGCGCCTGTTCAAGGGGGTGCAACCGCAAGATAATTATGCCTGGGCCGAAGCTACGCTGCGCAATGCCAAACGCCTGGACCCCGAAGTGCTGACCAAATCGGGCATTATGCTGGGGTTGGGCGAAACGATGGATGAGGTCAAAGCGGTGATGCGCGATTTGCGCGCCTGGGGGGTTGATATTCTCACCATCGGGCAGTATTTACAGCCCAGCCGTAAACATCTACCCATCGAGCGCTATTACACCCCCGAAGAATTTGTTGAACTCAAGCTGTTTGGCGAAGAGATTGGTTTTCAGTGGGTCGAAAGCGCGCCGTTGGTACGTTCTTCGTACCATGCGGTCGATCAGGTGCGCGCCTTGAGCATTGTGCATCGCAAGCTGTATGGTGAAACTGCGGCGTAATGTAGTGAAAATAATTTGTGTTCTGTTTTGACGACCCTCACCCCTCTTCCAATTCAGGGAGAGGGGTGAGGGCCTGGATGGGAAACTTATGGAAGAAACACTTTCTTTTTACCCTTTATTGATTGTTGTATTCCTGGCGTTTATTACGCCAATCGCTTTGTCGCGCTTCAAAAAAATCCGTTTACCGATTGTGGTTGGCGAGATTTTGGTGGGCATCATTGTGGGACGCTCTGGCCT comes from the Chloroflexota bacterium genome and includes:
- a CDS encoding 4Fe-4S dicluster domain-containing protein — translated: MKIALGIALIGGGIFLGAAASPDFVRRAFVGVVLFSGAILVILFFIPVGIREVGEDTPSRRVDEREIMFARARLQPDTPAYTAYYQAHPEHQQGDERTRALPGLLSSQAKYFDPLHNASPDGSFFLTHALRDAVDGPVSTERVEHPPQQMAAYIKGLARYFGALDVGITALQPYHVYSHTGRGTGEYGAPIPLEHAYALAFTVEMDSEMVAAAPHLPIVMESGRQYVEAARVAVQLAQAIRAMGYAARAHIDGNYRVIAPLVARDANLGEIGRMSLLMTPKQGPRVRLGVVTTNLELIPDTREPNAAMIDFCSICKKCAVNCPSRSIPVNDRQADDGVLRWKINPDTCFRYWNVIGTDCGRCMAVCPYSHPDNWAHNLVRWGIQRSGAFRCAALWLDDIFYGKQPDAKPLPAWLKQKSTG
- a CDS encoding zinc ribbon domain-containing protein, with protein sequence MPIFEFICGECRHFFEELVRSAGSVNSITCPSCQSAQVKKQFSTFASKPGGSDSFAASSTPAPAASCNIGGL
- a CDS encoding stress response translation initiation inhibitor YciH; translation: MTHDKRPTVWSSEQGDLRKQSPKHSAQTSLPPQQQTAYLHRESKGRGGKTVTLVKNLMLSEKDLKALAKKLKQACGTGGTIKAGVIEIQGEHRQKISDALKKLGYKVKISGG
- a CDS encoding DUF4332 domain-containing protein — translated: MRTRLPFGARRKKWLWMWLGLELGALIGWLLWWWLKEQPRAEPGKPTSQLILFPDENIPPPPPRRKKIHAPAPISDDLTQINGIGPKYAQILMDAGVMSFHQLAATPLEELQTIFRAAIGRTPNVAPWIEHAAAKNT
- a CDS encoding nodulation protein NfeD, whose product is MVLLLIGLSLLFSSHVLAQSELPQVLVLTADGAISPAMAEYLARGIRIAEQRQAEALILQLNTPGGSVDTMTDMVESIRGSSIPVVVFVAPRGAIAGSAGTVITLAGHAAAMAPETAIGAASPVGAQGEDIGETMEAKVKEILKAQVRSLAEGRGPEAVALAEATIEDARAVSANEALAIGLIDFVAEDIHDLLSQLDGFQIMTMAGEQVLHTANAEISDLQLSLIEQLLLVLTNPNIVFIFLTIGVQAILIELSSPGGWVAGFIGVVSIALAAYGLGVLPVNWFGLIFLAVAFVLFILDIKAPTHGALTAAGVGSLIAGALMLFNSPSTPEFQRVSVPLVVVSSLITGGTFVVILAFALRAQKAPVRMGNQILLEKAGFVKEPIPPFGSGVVRVEGELWSAESAHNKAIPAGARVKILSVSGNRLQVEKLRE
- the lipA gene encoding lipoyl synthase, which codes for MPVTPTRDRVKPEEIDTTPKRRPPWIRVRAPMGETYEEIQQLMRSKELHTVCEEAMCPNLGECWGAGTATFLMLGDVCTRTCGFCDIKHGKPSFLDWNEPERIAQAVAKMKLKHAVITSVNRDDRRDGGAPIFAMLIRRIRQLQPGCSIEVLIPDFKGSLEALRIVMAARPEILNHNVETVPRLFKGVQPQDNYAWAEATLRNAKRLDPEVLTKSGIMLGLGETMDEVKAVMRDLRAWGVDILTIGQYLQPSRKHLPIERYYTPEEFVELKLFGEEIGFQWVESAPLVRSSYHAVDQVRALSIVHRKLYGETAA